The segment ATATTGACTGTAATTTAAAATACTTGGTAAATGGTGAAATAATAGATATTAATAAGAAAGTTAGCTTGACAAGAGAAAGACTCCAGCAATTACAAGCACAGGCGAACTCAGAAAAAGAAGTAAAGCTTGTTAAGATTTTAGGTAAAGAAAAAGTTGAATTGTTGAAAAAAGAAGGTTTATTAGAATCTGTTAATATAGTAGATTTAAAGAGCATGCCAAAACCTAACGTAGCATATGGAAATGGAAATATTAAAATTTATGTTATAACAGACCCTCAATGTCCATTCTGTGCAAGACTGCATGAAGAAATTAAAAAAGTCTTAGCTCAAAGAAAAGATGTTTCGTTTGAAATGATTATGTATCCACTGCCATTCCACAAACACGCATCAGGAGTGGCTCAAAATATTATTTGTCAAAACGACAATGCGGCAAAGCAAAAAATGCTTGACACTGCATTTTCTTATACAGCTAAAGGTGATGAAAATGGGCTTGCATCTCTTGAAAAACCTTGTAATGCTGGAAAGCAAGCTATAGATAACAATCTAAAATACGGTCAAGCTAACTCAGTTAACGGAACACCGACGATAATCTTCCCTAAGGGTGTAGCAATATCAGGTGCATTACCTGCTGATAAATTAAATAAATTGATAGATATTTTAAAGTGATAGAAGTTAGAAATTTAAAAGTTTCCTTTCAAATAGAAAATCAAATCATAGAGGCTCTGAAAGGAGTCTCTTTTTCTTTAAATAAAGGTGAAATTGTAGCAATTGTTGGAGAATCCGGTTCTGGTAAGAGTGTTACATGTCAGGCTATCATGGATATTCTTCCAAGCTATGCTAAAAAAGAAGGTAAAATCATCGTTGATAATAAGGATTTAGATTCTTTATCCAAAGAAGAAAAAAGACAACTTAGAGGAAACAAAATATCAATGGTATTTCAAGAGCCATCTGCGGTACTAAATCCTTTAATGACAATTGGTGAGCAAATAGTAGAGACGATTTTGGCTCATAAAAAAGTATCAAAAAATGAAGCAAAAGAATTAGCTTTAAGTGCTATGGAGAAAGTAAAGATACCAAATCCAAAGCAAAGGTTTAATCAATATCCTCACGAACTTTCCGGTGGACTAAAGCAAAGAGCTGTAATAGCTATTGCTGTTGTAAATAATCCTGATTATCTTTTAGCAGATGAGCCAACGACTGCACTTGATGTTACAATTTCTCTGCAAATATTGAATTTATTTAATGA is part of the Sulfurihydrogenibium sp. genome and harbors:
- a CDS encoding DsbC family protein, with product MKLKLFLAGLLTASSLTVAAESCLGSDSKVSTSEVQKALSGILNNARVVSVSNTPISGLYEVVIESGGRKVPIYIDCNLKYLVNGEIIDINKKVSLTRERLQQLQAQANSEKEVKLVKILGKEKVELLKKEGLLESVNIVDLKSMPKPNVAYGNGNIKIYVITDPQCPFCARLHEEIKKVLAQRKDVSFEMIMYPLPFHKHASGVAQNIICQNDNAAKQKMLDTAFSYTAKGDENGLASLEKPCNAGKQAIDNNLKYGQANSVNGTPTIIFPKGVAISGALPADKLNKLIDILK
- a CDS encoding ABC transporter ATP-binding protein → MIEVRNLKVSFQIENQIIEALKGVSFSLNKGEIVAIVGESGSGKSVTCQAIMDILPSYAKKEGKIIVDNKDLDSLSKEEKRQLRGNKISMVFQEPSAVLNPLMTIGEQIVETILAHKKVSKNEAKELALSAMEKVKIPNPKQRFNQYPHELSGGLKQRAVIAIAVVNNPDYLLADEPTTALDVTISLQILNLFNELKETLNMGILLITHDLGVVAQVADRVLVMYKGELLEEGKVFEIFDNPQHPYTKKLLSSRIFLAGL